A region of Salvia splendens isolate huo1 chromosome 17, SspV2, whole genome shotgun sequence DNA encodes the following proteins:
- the LOC121774377 gene encoding uncharacterized protein LOC121774377: MFKWTPNFDLYFETPIAAVWCNLHALPIHLFEESMLFSIGKLFGEPIQIDHNTITRARMSYARICIEIDISKPVPGKCMLRLGGKDITLQVRWDKIPHYCSACKHVGHSEDHCYAIGKKPAPPKKDFFRPAQHKQNEMRGEQGDQPRGKQQTVQTQVESGWNRVGKKGTVLRDSTAQEQNKGVQTPRYEYRVVASRNDNPNTSLQSREPTFSHNSG, from the coding sequence ATGTTTAAATGGACTCCTAATTTTGATCTTTATTTTGAGACTCCCATTGCTGCTGTTTGGTGCAATTTGCATGCTTTACCCATTCATCTATTTGAGGAATCTATGTTATTTTCCATTGGTAAATTGTTTGGTGAGCCGATTCAGATTGATCATAACACTATCACACGTGCACGGATGTCATATGCACGCATTTGCATTGAAATAGATATCTCAAAGCCTGTTCCAGGGAAATGTATGCTTCGACTCGGGGGAAAAGATATTACGTTGCAGGTgaggtgggataagatcccacACTACTGTTCAGCCTGCAAGCATGTTGGTCATTCAGAGGACCATTGCTATGCTATTGGGAAGAAACCGGCCCCACCCAAGAAAGATTTCTTCAGACCGGCACAACATAAGCAAAATGAGATGAGAGGAGAGCAAGGGGATCAGCCCCGGGGGAAGCAACAAACCGTGCAGACACAGGTAGAATCGGGTTGGAACCGTGTGGGTAAGAAAGGCACAGTTTTGAGGGACTCGACGGCGCAGGAACAGAATAAGGGAGTTCAGACACCACGGTATGAATACAGAGTAGTAGCAAGCCGAAATGACAACCCCAATACCAGCCTGCAGAGTCGGGAGCCTACTTTTTCTCATAACTCCGGCTAG